In the genome of Persephonella sp. KM09-Lau-8, one region contains:
- a CDS encoding BCAM0308 family protein, translating to MNNRKDRLLKEYIHDPYFTKEKYHDPSVCERCGVVFHEGIFQWIEPPPANAEKMICPACRRIEDRYEGGVVILKGEFLASHKDEILNLIRNVEEEEMAYRPLERIIEINDEGNKITITTTYEHLARRIGEAVHKAYKGKLNFQYPEGAKYIRVHWER from the coding sequence ATGAATAACAGAAAGGACAGACTGCTGAAAGAGTATATCCACGACCCATACTTCACAAAGGAAAAATACCATGACCCTTCTGTATGCGAAAGGTGTGGAGTGGTTTTCCACGAAGGAATTTTCCAGTGGATTGAGCCTCCACCTGCTAATGCTGAAAAAATGATATGTCCTGCCTGTAGAAGAATTGAGGACAGATATGAAGGAGGGGTTGTTATCCTGAAAGGAGAATTCCTTGCATCCCATAAAGATGAAATTCTAAATCTTATAAGAAATGTTGAAGAAGAAGAGATGGCATATAGACCCCTTGAAAGAATAATAGAAATAAACGATGAAGGAAACAAAATAACAATAACAACAACTTATGAACATCTGGCAAGAAGAATCGGAGAAGCTGTCCATAAAGCATACAAAGGCAAATTAAACTTCCAGTATCCTGAAGGAGCAAAATATATAAGGGTTCACTGGGAAAGATAA
- a CDS encoding fasciclin domain-containing protein, which translates to MKKWKPPAENLPNIYDRLVEGLAYPHFFQLIHIAGYQDYLKEGALTIFVPVENTIDYISPETLTTIEKALKDEKLAKEILENHIVEEPITLKEMLDIKELTTLNGKKISINVECHIREDYEFLIDHACYVTAKIQNNKIETANIVCYNGFIHTIKGIII; encoded by the coding sequence ATGAAAAAATGGAAACCACCAGCAGAAAACTTACCTAACATATACGATAGACTTGTTGAGGGCCTTGCATACCCCCATTTCTTTCAACTTATTCATATAGCCGGATATCAGGACTATCTAAAAGAAGGAGCTTTAACAATATTTGTCCCTGTAGAAAATACAATTGATTATATATCTCCTGAAACTCTGACAACTATAGAAAAAGCTTTAAAAGATGAAAAGCTTGCAAAAGAAATACTTGAAAACCACATAGTAGAAGAGCCTATAACACTAAAAGAAATGCTTGATATAAAAGAACTTACCACCCTAAATGGCAAAAAGATTTCCATCAATGTAGAATGCCATATAAGAGAAGATTATGAATTTCTTATTGACCATGCCTGTTATGTAACGGCAAAAATCCAGAACAATAAAATCGAAACGGCAAATATAGTTTGCTATAACGGTTTTATTCATACAATCAAAGGTATTATTATTTAA
- a CDS encoding peptidylprolyl isomerase codes for MKKIFMVLAFVIGVIGFSYAKDNPVVVIKTNMGDIYVELYPDKAPLTVKNFLTYVKEGFYNGTIFHRVVKGFVIQGGGFDKDLNYKKPTHPPVKNESNNGLSNVRGTIAMARTSDPHSANTQFFINLADNTYLDYGKNPQKWGYTVFGKVIKGMDVVDEIAEVPVVNIGWMMNVPVKPVIIEKIEVVKPAKK; via the coding sequence ATGAAAAAAATATTTATGGTTTTGGCTTTTGTGATTGGAGTTATAGGGTTTTCTTATGCTAAAGATAATCCTGTTGTTGTTATTAAAACAAATATGGGTGATATTTATGTGGAACTTTATCCCGATAAAGCACCTTTAACAGTTAAAAATTTTCTTACCTATGTTAAAGAAGGATTTTATAATGGAACGATATTCCACAGGGTTGTGAAAGGGTTTGTTATTCAGGGAGGAGGATTTGATAAGGATTTAAATTATAAAAAGCCCACCCATCCTCCTGTAAAAAATGAGTCAAATAATGGTCTATCTAATGTTAGAGGGACTATAGCTATGGCAAGAACTTCTGACCCCCATAGTGCAAATACCCAGTTTTTTATAAATCTTGCTGATAACACATATCTGGATTATGGGAAAAATCCTCAGAAATGGGGATATACAGTTTTTGGGAAGGTTATAAAAGGAATGGATGTTGTTGATGAAATTGCTGAAGTTCCCGTGGTAAATATTGGTTGGATGATGAATGTTCCTGTCAAGCCTGTTATTATAGAAAAAATTGAGGTAGTAAAACCTGCTAAGAAGTAG
- a CDS encoding hydantoinase B/oxoprolinase family protein translates to MIDPILLEVFKNRTSAIAEEMGIILQRTSYSPNIKERRDFSCAIFNNKGELIAQAAHIPVHLGSMPMSVLEAIKSISFEEGDMVVLNDPYKGGTHLPDITLIAPVFIDGKLQFFVANRAHHSDIGGASPGSMPISNSIFQEGFIIPPVKLVKKGQIDKEIFALIKNNVRTPEEREGDFNAQIMANVTGIKRLKELVQKYSLKTVNLYMNALLDYSEKIMRNKIKEIPDGAYSYEDYMEDDGLGNTEIKIAVEISIKNDEAIVDFSKSDPQTEGSINAVKAITMSAVYYVFRSLLSSDVPTNAGCFRPVKIITKKGTIVDCNHPAAVSAGNVETSQRIVDVVLGALSKAIPEEIPAASQGTMNNITIGGINPETDQPFTYYETIGGGMGASVKTDGESAIQSHMTNTLNTPVEALEFEYPFQIVRYSIRKNSGGNGFHKGGDGIIREVKLLTDAQVTVISERRKIAPYGLFGGEAGETGKNIVIKNGKKEIKPSKFSEKLQTGDIIRIETPGGGGYGNPTS, encoded by the coding sequence ATGATAGACCCGATACTGCTTGAAGTTTTCAAAAATAGAACCTCAGCAATTGCAGAAGAAATGGGGATTATCCTCCAGAGAACCTCTTACTCCCCCAATATAAAAGAGAGAAGAGATTTTTCCTGTGCTATTTTTAACAACAAAGGAGAGCTAATAGCTCAGGCTGCACATATCCCTGTTCATTTAGGCTCAATGCCTATGTCTGTTTTAGAAGCAATAAAATCTATTTCCTTTGAAGAAGGGGATATGGTCGTTCTAAACGACCCATACAAAGGAGGAACACATCTGCCTGATATAACACTGATTGCCCCTGTTTTCATAGACGGAAAGCTTCAGTTTTTTGTTGCAAACCGCGCCCATCATTCAGATATAGGAGGTGCTTCTCCTGGTTCAATGCCAATCTCAAACTCAATATTTCAGGAAGGATTTATCATTCCACCTGTAAAACTGGTAAAGAAAGGACAGATTGACAAGGAAATTTTTGCTCTGATTAAAAACAACGTAAGAACTCCAGAAGAACGGGAAGGGGATTTTAATGCACAAATAATGGCAAATGTAACAGGGATTAAAAGATTAAAAGAGCTTGTCCAGAAATACTCTTTAAAAACTGTAAATCTGTATATGAATGCTCTTCTTGACTACTCAGAAAAAATAATGAGAAACAAAATAAAAGAAATTCCCGACGGTGCTTATTCTTATGAAGATTACATGGAAGACGACGGACTTGGAAACACAGAGATAAAAATAGCAGTGGAAATCTCTATAAAAAATGATGAGGCTATAGTTGATTTTTCAAAATCAGACCCACAAACAGAAGGCAGCATAAACGCAGTAAAAGCAATAACTATGTCTGCCGTTTATTATGTTTTCAGGTCTTTGTTGTCTTCTGATGTTCCAACAAATGCCGGTTGTTTCAGGCCAGTAAAAATAATTACTAAAAAAGGTACAATTGTTGACTGCAACCATCCTGCAGCTGTATCCGCTGGCAATGTTGAAACCTCACAAAGAATTGTTGATGTGGTTTTAGGTGCTTTATCAAAGGCAATTCCAGAGGAAATACCTGCAGCGAGTCAGGGAACAATGAACAACATAACCATTGGTGGAATAAATCCTGAAACAGATCAACCTTTTACATATTACGAAACCATCGGCGGCGGAATGGGTGCTTCTGTCAAAACAGATGGGGAAAGTGCTATCCAGTCCCACATGACAAACACCCTAAACACTCCTGTTGAGGCTCTGGAGTTTGAATATCCATTTCAGATTGTCAGATATTCCATAAGAAAAAATTCAGGTGGAAATGGTTTTCACAAAGGAGGAGATGGAATTATCAGAGAAGTAAAACTCCTAACAGATGCACAGGTAACGGTAATATCAGAAAGGAGAAAAATAGCTCCTTACGGTTTATTTGGAGGAGAAGCGGGGGAAACAGGTAAAAATATAGTCATAAAAAATGGTAAAAAAGAGATAAAACCATCTAAATTTTCAGAAAAACTCCAGACTGGAGATATAATCCGAATAGAAACCCCCGGTGGAGGGGGATATGGAAACCCTACTTCTTAG
- a CDS encoding DUF3592 domain-containing protein, whose amino-acid sequence MEDRKFLFLPFGFWVTVLGLITLYLLYRLIRIYLWPKTEGIIIKSEIQKDKRTIAYDYYYPHIEYKYTVNGKEYISNRIFLTEMASDYETIKKLVEKFPEGSKVKVYYNPFNPSDAVLKRNYHTGMFIQTLVFFSMLSVFLYTLIFEIIFYGSDLSDLANIVKSWLHSIIYGE is encoded by the coding sequence ATGGAAGATAGAAAATTCTTATTTCTACCTTTTGGCTTCTGGGTGACAGTTTTAGGGCTTATAACACTTTATCTTCTATACCGTTTAATCAGGATATATTTATGGCCTAAAACAGAGGGAATCATAATAAAGTCCGAAATACAGAAAGACAAAAGGACTATAGCCTATGACTACTACTATCCCCATATAGAGTATAAATACACGGTAAACGGTAAAGAGTATATATCTAACAGAATTTTCCTTACAGAAATGGCATCTGATTATGAAACGATAAAAAAACTGGTGGAAAAATTTCCAGAAGGAAGTAAAGTCAAGGTTTACTATAATCCCTTTAATCCTTCTGATGCAGTTTTAAAAAGAAACTACCATACAGGAATGTTTATCCAGACCCTTGTATTTTTCAGCATGCTGTCTGTTTTCCTTTATACACTGATTTTTGAAATTATTTTTTATGGCTCAGATTTATCTGATTTAGCAAATATAGTAAAAAGCTGGCTCCACTCAATAATCTATGGAGAGTAA
- the radC gene encoding DNA repair protein RadC, with the protein MKFEKYIYKKRIKDLPEELMPREKALKYGLSSLSDAELLALSLGKGTKELNVLGLADLLLKKFKGLSSMKNITLEQLTEIKGIGKVKALQILSIFEILKRIEQQEENTIFSTPEDVYSHVKWLSKEKKEQMLVLYTNTMNQLLGEETVAIGSINVVSVRPRDIFQPAFKYNAYGIILVHNHPEGSPYPSKEDIKFTELVSRLSFEIGFELLDHIIVGKKDFYSFAREGKLDNI; encoded by the coding sequence ATGAAATTTGAAAAATATATATACAAAAAACGAATAAAAGACCTGCCGGAAGAATTAATGCCGCGGGAGAAAGCTCTTAAATATGGACTTTCTTCATTATCAGATGCAGAACTACTGGCACTTTCATTGGGAAAGGGAACAAAGGAACTTAATGTTCTTGGTCTTGCAGACTTGCTCCTTAAAAAATTCAAAGGTCTATCCTCAATGAAAAATATAACCCTTGAGCAGCTCACAGAAATAAAAGGTATAGGCAAAGTAAAAGCACTCCAAATCCTATCAATATTTGAAATTCTAAAAAGAATAGAGCAGCAAGAAGAAAACACTATATTTTCGACTCCGGAAGATGTATATTCCCACGTAAAATGGCTATCCAAAGAAAAAAAAGAACAGATGCTTGTTTTATACACAAACACAATGAACCAACTACTTGGAGAAGAAACAGTTGCTATAGGTTCAATAAATGTTGTATCAGTCAGACCCCGGGATATTTTCCAGCCTGCATTTAAATACAACGCTTATGGAATAATCCTTGTGCATAATCATCCTGAAGGTTCTCCATATCCTTCAAAGGAGGATATAAAATTTACAGAGCTCGTCAGCCGTCTGTCTTTTGAAATCGGTTTCGAACTATTAGATCATATAATTGTCGGAAAAAAAGATTTTTACTCCTTTGCCCGTGAAGGAAAACTTGATAATATCTAA
- a CDS encoding hydantoinase/oxoprolinase family protein, with the protein MIIIGVDTGGTFTDFIYKKDGKWHIYKTLSTPENPAIAVLKGIKHIGQNNKKDITHGSTVATNAVLERKGAKTAFITNKGFEDIIYIGRQNRKELYNLFYRRPEPLVEQKHCYGINCRVNSKGEIIQEIDENEINQIIQKLKQENIQSVAVSFLFSFLNPEHEKILKEKLIQNGLYVTVSHELIPEFREYERSSTVVINSYVMPKMNYYISYIQENLLPEDQFRIIQSNGGVIAPEVAKKEPVRTVLSGPAGGVVGAYHIGQIIGQTRLITFDMGGTSTDVALIDGQIPFSTESTISDFPIKVPVIDIHTVGAGGGSIAYLDEGGALNVGPESAGADPGPICYGKGEKITVTDANLITGRLLPDYFLGGKMKLDYERTYRYFEKYAQEWDIPVEKLAEGVLTIANTKMENAIRKISIERGHNPKDFALFVYGGAGGLHAAFLAKSIGIPKVIIPKNPGIFSAFGMLLSDIVKDYSLTVLLDARENSFNHLNQLFETLKEKAITDLKQEGIDQQNIKIQKILDMRYKGQSFEIFVPFSEKFIEDFHNIYEKNYGYKMPDKPVQIVNIRLRATGYKEKPEIEKIIEGTEQIPQEAIIDHRPVIFDGKEYKTAILNRDKLLANNEINSPAIIVEYSSTTVVPPFAKAIIDLYGNIIIEV; encoded by the coding sequence ATGATAATCATAGGGGTTGATACAGGGGGAACTTTTACAGACTTTATTTACAAAAAAGATGGAAAGTGGCATATTTACAAAACCCTGTCAACCCCTGAAAACCCCGCCATTGCTGTTTTAAAAGGAATAAAGCATATAGGTCAGAACAACAAAAAAGATATAACCCACGGTTCTACTGTTGCCACAAATGCAGTTCTTGAAAGAAAAGGAGCCAAAACAGCTTTTATCACAAACAAAGGCTTTGAAGATATTATCTATATAGGCAGACAAAATAGAAAAGAGCTTTATAACCTTTTTTATAGAAGACCTGAGCCTCTTGTTGAACAAAAACACTGCTATGGTATCAATTGCCGTGTAAACAGTAAGGGTGAGATTATTCAGGAAATAGATGAAAATGAAATAAACCAGATTATCCAGAAACTAAAACAGGAAAATATTCAGTCTGTAGCCGTTTCATTTCTGTTTTCATTTTTAAATCCGGAACATGAAAAAATACTCAAAGAAAAACTTATTCAAAATGGTCTTTATGTAACGGTTTCCCATGAATTAATTCCAGAATTCAGGGAGTATGAACGCTCATCAACAGTAGTCATTAACTCTTACGTAATGCCAAAGATGAATTACTACATAAGCTATATACAGGAAAATCTATTACCAGAAGACCAATTTAGGATAATTCAATCAAACGGTGGAGTAATCGCACCGGAAGTAGCAAAAAAGGAACCTGTTAGAACAGTTTTATCAGGACCTGCCGGTGGTGTAGTAGGAGCATACCACATAGGGCAGATAATAGGACAGACCAGACTAATCACATTTGATATGGGAGGGACATCAACAGATGTTGCTCTAATAGATGGTCAGATACCATTTTCCACAGAATCAACAATATCAGACTTTCCTATAAAGGTTCCTGTCATTGATATTCATACTGTAGGTGCAGGTGGCGGTTCTATTGCATATCTGGACGAGGGTGGAGCCTTAAATGTAGGTCCTGAAAGTGCTGGAGCAGACCCGGGGCCAATCTGCTACGGCAAAGGGGAGAAAATCACTGTAACAGATGCAAATCTTATCACAGGTCGTCTTCTTCCTGACTATTTTCTCGGTGGAAAAATGAAATTAGATTACGAGAGAACATACAGATATTTTGAAAAATATGCACAGGAATGGGATATTCCCGTTGAAAAACTCGCAGAAGGAGTTCTAACAATTGCCAACACAAAAATGGAAAATGCCATAAGAAAAATATCCATTGAAAGAGGTCATAATCCGAAAGATTTTGCACTTTTTGTTTATGGAGGAGCAGGAGGACTGCATGCTGCATTTTTAGCAAAATCCATAGGTATACCAAAGGTAATAATTCCTAAAAATCCAGGTATTTTTTCTGCCTTTGGAATGCTTTTGTCCGATATTGTGAAAGACTATTCTCTGACAGTTTTACTTGATGCCAGAGAAAATAGCTTTAATCATTTAAACCAGCTTTTTGAAACTCTAAAAGAAAAAGCTATAACAGATTTAAAACAGGAAGGGATAGACCAGCAAAATATTAAAATCCAGAAAATCCTGGATATGAGATACAAAGGACAATCCTTTGAGATATTTGTTCCATTTTCAGAAAAGTTTATTGAGGATTTCCACAACATATATGAAAAAAATTACGGATATAAAATGCCAGATAAACCGGTTCAAATCGTAAATATCAGACTAAGAGCAACAGGCTACAAAGAAAAACCAGAAATAGAAAAAATCATAGAAGGGACAGAACAAATACCACAGGAGGCCATAATAGACCACAGACCTGTTATTTTTGATGGCAAGGAGTATAAAACAGCAATTTTAAACAGAGATAAACTACTTGCAAATAATGAAATCAATAGTCCAGCAATAATAGTTGAATACTCTTCAACAACAGTTGTGCCGCCTTTTGCAAAGGCTATAATAGATTTATATGGCAACATAATAATAGAGGTATAA